Part of the Quercus robur chromosome 5, dhQueRobu3.1, whole genome shotgun sequence genome, atgttgactcgtcaacgtcccatttccttgttcactcttcaagctagcagaagtcactcctctaaatcaccaaggagtgctcacatctctccggttactccatctgcccctgactcagagacacctgcacataccacatctacatcacgtgctgttcctgaagcttcaccagctagtattccgcaagcacagactgctcctcatactgatagagtcggcagtgtactCGAGCaaattcagaaacgcgttgatgagcttgtggcacttctctactccacaaacaaccatgtccaaatgcgtctcgagactatggagaatcaacTAGATGATATTCAACtaaagttggacgagagcctttagctattcgtgacaaaaagggggagagcattcagtaagggagagaaaagttcaaagggaagtatgcatagtgatagggggagtacacacatacttttgtcatacttttgtttttagtcttatcctctaaacttatggttttaggtttatgtttgttgggtactatttaatgtttttatgggtttgatacactgtgttttggtgtatagctgtttctaactcttaacctatactcttggtttaaactttaaactttaatatattttgatgatgttattcaggatgtttttgtgtttgtacccctgtgcttttgtaagcttttagggttaatgttctatgcatagtttgtaggctatatggtttgtaccttgcttagtgcagcctttatgctatgttgaaatcagtactttaatctaaatgttctgcattttggtttttgtactgtcactcttgtgcccttgtaggattgttcctagatgcatatgacttgtgtgttatgcattggttgagtgttgagcatacaagtgtcttgccttgtgcttgttaacttgtatgtccttgtgttcattccaagtgtgaatgagcactgtgatcactaccttgtggtgttcacttggttgatcaagccatggtttgtttcttaactccatctttgcttgatcacatattgcctgtttcatatgcatttataattttctgcttacaatgatcatggtgtattgttgtgtttcaggagtattatgttcatatgattcgagtgcttcacagcttctagagttaggtgtgagtgagttttgttcaactattcccaactcacatgttaagtctagagtctgttttagggttttgtcacggaatagccaaagggggagattgtaaggttgaatttattcaaccttctaattggctttattccgtgccaaatttgcttgtaattcaacatttagtaaccctgtatttaggtgggtctgatgtaagggtagtgagtgagatagagtgaagattgctcaagagtgtgcaagaaaacagagactcgcggctgggactcgcgggtgactcgcggctgtaagccgccagaagcagcacacgtgccaagcatgctggaagatgaacagtcatgctagttggagcactacaggacaaaatagcacaactggccatacggttatctcgcgattggatctcgcgacttagtcaagccgcgaggtcaagccgcgagccacccttgttttgcaaaacctgacgtttcacattcctctcccactccagtataaataccccttttacccacgattgaaagggagcttccagagagaattttgagagagaccctaaagaaaaaccagattgtttcacccacaatctctaccttagagtctcttcaaattcctcaactctcttcctctccattgtcaaatccttgagaggcattataccaaacctggttctcaccatcatcatcactgagagacagttgtttggatttctgggaagcagttaggaaggaaccaatcttcattggttaatgctacggtctagtagcggaatccgggaagctagaaaagaaaaaggttcggcgcaacctcgttggagcaagaagcttggagggcttaggtgcactgggtagattaggcttggagggtctattgctgtccttgtatcccaactgtattttctagtggattgtttaccgcttggagggcggcggagaggttttacgccgagggcttcggtttcctcttcgataacacatcgcgtgttatctttgtgtttgcatcttccttcctctctatctttgcctttttattatctgctgtggttttattttgttatggcttagatagtttttaaccaatttcgtattatagcatatgttaagtttccgcacactagttgtttgacatattgcttgaattggttaagttgtaatttgggggtctaaacgttcaaaggtgttttgtacacgtttttgaactttcagctaCTGTTTTTAATCTTTCCCCCAAACTAAAATCCTAGTTCCACCATTGGTTAGGCCTTAGGAATGAGGACCTTAATTCTTCTTAGAGCTCAAGAAACTTGGAAATTGATTAatgcattaaaatttaaaaactctaAAAGGGAGAGACACATCATATTTTTACTTTGTCCTTTCGCATTTCAGAATTGTAGCTTACCCAATAATAGGTAAATCCATTCAGTGCGTGGAGTGTGCACACACATGTTTATGAAGGAGGAAGCATAATCTTTGAATTTTAACTTAACAAGTCTTTTTCTTTGCATACTTTTCATGTTAATGTTTCTTCGAGGTTACTTCGGAGAAAGGTGAGAGAGAATAAGATTAGCTAGGGCCTAAAATTTTAGGAAAGATACCTTCTCTACCGATATGGTGGATTGTTGTATATAGTTATACAGATACTAGTTATTAAAACATATTACGGTTTTGATCCTGAGtttaattttatctttgaattatcaattgtatttatttaggtttaaaaaaatattaatgtcatCCTTGTTATTACTTTGTTTTTAGACGAATAATTTTCATGACGTTTTCAATGACTTGACATATATACATGTTCATGTCAgtttcactataaaaaaaacTGGACTATTGCGGCGGCTCAAAACCGTAGCAAAAGCCCAGAAAACCACCGCTAAAGGTCCATTCAGCCTATTGCAGCGGAGGCAATTGCGACGGTTCTACCTGCCAGCCTTGCGTCGCCACAATAGCTCTATTGCGGCGGTAacaaaaaatgccactataaaTGCATCTTTTAGTGGCGTTTTTGGTTTTTTGCGGTGGACAGAAAACCACTGCCATATGAGGTCAAAATTCGTGTCAATTGACTTTTAGCAACAGGTTATGCTTGCCGCTACGGGGAACCAATTAAAACGAACTCATTGAACTTTTAGCAGCAGGGAGAAACGCCACTATATGTGTAAATATTTTAGTAGCGAGcaaaaacgctgctatagggcaTCATTTAAATCATAATATATGCACCTTTAGTAGCACTTTTTGACCGCAACtatagtggttttttttttcttttttccagcATGTATTAaaaccactatttttttttttttttacaaacctaTTACAAAGAACGTATAATAGTTTTAGCTCTACTAACACAATACCACAAATACAACTAATTAACAACACCACAAATGTCTCCAAACTAACATAAtattaacatagaaatatattatcaaatacataTAACATTGTCTATAACCATTATCAAATACATATTTACACACTCAAATAGACTAAACTATGgatttaaaatatcaaaaacaaaaacaaaaaaaaaaatatatatatatatatattaaagataaAGCCTTCTTTAATCTTACTATGCCATCATCTTATGTGTCAATTGCCTCTACCCCAATTTCTTCAATAATACTCTTGACCTTCTTCCCACCAGAACTAATGATAGCATTTACTTTCTCTGGTTTGACCTACTAACAACATGGTGAGGGAATACATTATATATTGCAAttcatcaattttaatttaccaAGCAATATAATGAGTCCTACAAGTGATAAACAAACCTTCATGATGTGAATTAATAGGGAACTTTGAAAGCCTTTTCAAGGGGGGAGGTGAGTATTTCAACTGAATTATcaaacattaaagaaaaaaaaatagtttgaaatGATAGGACAAAGTAAAGCTCAATGTGCTttccaacatataaaatgaccTTTAAAGACCAACACAAAACACTTATTAAATGTCTCTATAGAACCCGAGAAATTGAAAGAAACAGGACTACACAGACTAGATTGAGAGCTAAAAGGAGACAATTAAATATGTAGAAGATAATATATTGACGCATGATCATGTAGAAAAAGAACAGAAAGTGAATAGTTTCTGAACAGAAATCATACTTACATGTTCTACTGTTCATATGCAGTGTATGTTGTTAAAAAGGACAATACTTTATCAAGTGACTAAACAATTTCAACAAAGAGAACCATACATGAAAACCAATTAGAGAGACTAAAAATCTAGCAAAGCTCCACTTCAACTAGAAAGATTTCTAGAAATAGAAAAACTATGAATGGCTTTTAAATCTACTAACCAGTTTCAAACAATTTTAAGGAGAAGAAACTAACCAGAGAGAGGTTTTGAAACTCTAAGACTCATCATCACTAGACTCATCATCATTGGACTCATCATCATTAGTCTCATAAACATCATCGTTAAGCTCTTCATCATCGATAAAGTCTTGTTCAAGCAATTCATCCTCACTGATTAACGGTGAATCATAAATGGTTCCTTCTTCATTAACTCGAGCCCAAGCATGGTTGTTATTTGCATCATCACATGCATCATTAGTAGTTATATTGTAAGGGACATTCTTAAGATAGGTACCCacttcatcatcattatcatcatcatgtGAAGCATTAATACCAACATCAAACACTTCCCTAGATTTTGTTTTGACCACCACCGCCTGATCTTTATGTCTTACATCTTCCACGTAAAACACTTGTGAAGTTTGAGATGCTAATACATAAGGCTCGTCAATCAATCGACCACCCGTGTGTATCAATCGTGAAAAATTAACAAGGGGAAATCCAAACTCATCTTTTTTGCATCCTCTCCCACTAATAACATCAATCCATTGAAATTTGAATAGTACATATCGATACTTGTCAGAGTAGTTCAACTTAATAGTATCGATTAGTACACTATAATAAGTAGCACCACCTTCAGTAACAACACAAACTCCACTGTTTTGAGCTTTCCTAGTTGCCTTAGAGTCTTTGGTGCGAAACTTCACATCATTTGTAACATAACGCTTGAATTGTTTTGCTTCATTATTTGGATATTGAGCAAGCCATATGACTTTATCAGAgagtttctttttctcataTGCATCCATTGACATCGCCTAATATAGACAATGACGTTTATTAAAGTGTTACAACcaagttttatatatagacaTTGACATCACCTATTATAAACaataaagttttatatatatgctttacTTACATAGTTCCTAAACTAGCTGCAAAATTTCTCCATGTGCTACTTTTAAATATCATCAGTTACATGAAAAGGGAAATCAGCCTTGATCTCTGCTATGTGTACACTATGTAGACAAATGTGTTAGTGTTAAATTAGAATATTGCACTTGAATGCCATGAATGGATACGTAATGACATATTACTTACTCGTGAAATGGGGTGATTTCTTCACAATTGAATAGCACATAACGATGTGCTTGGATCCATGAATTTGAATCTAGTGTAATGCTCACCACCACACCCATGGATTCCTCGACATTCCTTACAGGATGATTGAATGTGGTTTAACAGATTTAAAAATAGCGTGAGCAAAATGCTAAGCATTCCTCTGCTATATACCCTTCTGTAATGGAGCCTTCTGGATAAGTTTTATTATACACATAAGACTTAAGTCTTAACAAGTACCTATTGGAAAACCTAAGATCAACAACGGGAAATTGGTGtgaaaaacaattaattagATAGACAAAGTTACTATATGTGTTACCTCTCTATGGGATACATCCAACGATAATGAATTGGGCTTAGCAACTTTGGCTTTGCTAGCCATATGCATGACTAGATGTACCTTCACTGtaaagaaagagggagagaataTCCTTTCCAACTCACACAATGTCATTGCAATTCTCTTCTTAAGAGCCCCAAGTTCATCCATATTTAGTACTTTAAAACATATCTCCCTAAAAAAACAAGATAAGCCAATTAAAGGCCTACTTACTTCGGGGGGCAATGATCCACGAATTGCTATCGGAAAAAATTGATGCATTAAGATGTGATTATCATGGCTCTTCATCCCACTAATCTTGCGTTCTTTAAGTTTAACGCAATGTGAGATGTTTGAAGATCATCCATCTGGCACTCCTAcatccttcaaaacttgcaaaaacCATCATTTTCACTAGCATTCATATGGTAGCAGGCATGTGCCATATGTATCTTATCATACCCAACCTTTTCCAAGTGAAGTTCACTTCTTATACCCATATCCTTTAAGTCTTGACGTGCCTTCAAGTTATCATTTGTCTTGCCATCCAAGTTCAACAATGTGTAGATTATATTATCGAAAACATTCTTTTCAATATGCATTGTGTCAAGATTGTGACGCAACACATGGTCCTCCCAATAAGGCAAGGTGAAAAATATACTTCTTTTCTTCCACACAGTTAAGGCTtcctccttctttttcttttattaggcAAATTAACTATTTTCTTCCCAAACACATGATCGACTACAGCATCCGATAGTAACATGATTTCCCCTCCAGATACCGTAATAGGAGTTGATCTCATATCAATATGCCCATCAAATGATTGTTTTTTCTTATGGAATTTATGATCACTATCCAAGAATCGTCAATGTCCAATGTAACTAAATTTCCTTCCATATTTCAACCAACGAGACTAACTATCATAGTTACAAGGGGGACATGCAAGAGCACCTTTGGTACTCCAACCTGAGATATCACCATATGCAGGAAAATCATTTATGGTCCACAAAAATGTAGCATGCATTTGGAAAGATTTTTTGGAAGACTTATCAAACATTTTGACTCCAACATCCTATAACTCCTTCAGTTCTTCTACTAGGGGTTGTAAGTACACATCTATATCAATCCTGGGCGAGGTTGGACCGGGAATCAATAATGATAGCATGAAAGAAGACCTTTTCATGCACATCCATGGAGGGAGATTGTGTGGGATCAAAATGACAGGTCGTGTACTATAAGTACTACAAATATTTCCATATGAGTTGAATCCATTGGCTACTAATCCAAGCCTCACATTATGAGGCTCAGATAAGAACTCTATGTACTTAGAGTCAAATGATTTTGAAGCTTTAGAATCAGCAGGATGCCTCAGTAACCCATCATTCACATGACCTTTGGCATGCCACTTCATATGACTGGATGTTTCAGGAGACATAAATAGTCGTTGCAATCTTGGTTTTAAGGAGAACCACCGTAGGATATTTGTAggtttcttctctcttttttttttggaggaagtaTTAGTACTTTGTTGACCTTTAGACTCATTACTTTCCCATCTTGAATGGTTACAGTTCAGACAAGCTTCAAGATTAGCATTCTCCTTCCAATATAAAATACAATCTTTAGGACAAGCATGAATCTTCTCATAACTCAAGCCCAAATCCTTAATAATCTTCCTAGCCTCATAAAAATCTTTTGGCAACTTAGCATTTGAAGGAAGAAAATCAAGCAAAAATTGCAGCAACATGGTAAATGATTTGTTGGTCCAACCATTAAGACACTTCATGTGGTACAAATGCACAATGACTAACAATTTGTTAAAATGCTTACAACCTTCATAACAAGGTTGATTAGCATCTTCAAGTAATTTCGTAAACCAAAGTGCATCTTCATTAGGACCTTCTTTGGGTTGTTGCATAATAGGGACTTCTTCCATTATCCTAGACGCCATATCTTGTATGGGGAACATGTCATGCAACATGTCATGAATATTGGCATATTCTATTGGGTTTTCTTGGACATGATTATTAGGAAGTTTAGAAGAAGTCTGTGCTAATGATAATTCCCCATTAAAAATCCAAGAGTTATAACCCCTACAAATCTCTTTTGACACTAAGTGAGCCCGTACAACATCTATAGGCCACGAATTTGTATGCACACATTGTTTACATGGACATGAAATCATTCCATCCGGGTTTGCGTGGTTAGATGCGAAATTCAAAAATTGTTGGAGTCCATCTAAATATTTCTGCAACCTTCTATTTGTAAGTTTCATCAAATTCCTATCCATTGCTATAAAGTGGTTTACAAGAAATACCTATAATGTCATTTCATGAAAGCATAAAGCAAGAGTTAACACACATTTCATTTAAACAATTTCACTTTAATTTAAGAAACAAATAATCTTTAATCATTCACTTTTCAGCTATATTCCtaacaaaacaatgaatttaaatgCATAGAGAAGTTATAAATACATTTGGTAATTATAACATCATTACTAGCAATAGCCTAAAatgaattaatcaaataaaaaaaaaaactcaacaagaATCATCCAATATTACACAAAATAGTCAACACTTCCAATATCAGCTAAAACCACCTTATTACTCCATGCAAGCCACCTACTTGCCCTAATTCAACAACctaccacacacacacacacacacacacacacacgcacacacacacacacgcagaGCAAGAGTACCTTAATTATTTCACCAACTTCACTTACTTTGCTAGCAATTAGTTGTATCTATGCGAGATCAATGGTCCAAATGCTGCAAAGTGTCAGCAACGGGATTGGACTAGCAATATTAGAAGGTAGAGTATCACAAATTTGTAAGATAATCCACTTCAAATATTAAGTTACTactaattacattattaaagtgtaaggttgaatttaatcaactattttgttggctttatttcgtgccaaatttgcttgtaattcagtatttagaaaccctgtattgaggtgggaatcatgtaagggtagtgtgtgagagagtgtgaagaaatgttcaagagtgtgaagaaatgttcaAGAGTGTGCACTCAACAGGGCATTGCGAGTAGATCTCGCAATTGGCTCGCGgctggcaagtcgccaaagcTAGCATAtatgtgaagcatgcagagaagctaaAGAGTCATGCCAGTTAGAGCATTACTGGACAAATCTTACAGTCTGGCCAGGAATGTTCAAGAGTGTGCAGAAATGTTCAAGAGTGTGCATTCAGCAGGGcctcgcgactagatctcgcgatTGGCTCGCGgctggcaagtcgccaaagcTAGCAtacatgtgaagcatgcagagaagctaaAGAGTCATGCCAGTTAGAGCATTACTGGACAAAACTTCCAGTCCGGCCAGGCAGTTAGCTTGCGACTCAATCAAGTTGCGAGGTCATGTCTCCAGACCATTCTGTTTGAGAAAAACTGACCTTTcacattccaaacacacaccaatataaataccccttatacccacgtattgtagagagcttccagagagaattttgagagagaaaccctagagaaaaacaagattgactcatccacaatcttcatcctttgattctccaaattcctctactctcgcCATCTCCTTTGATACATCCTTAAGAGGTACAtttagccaaaaccttttctcaccatacccatatttgtgaggaggttatttggtgcttgggaagtagttaggaaggggccaattgatattggttgatgccaTGGGTTATAGcgggatccggtaagctagagaggacaaaggttcggcgtaacctcattggggcaagaagcttggagggcttaggtatactgggtagattaggcttggagggtcttctactgttcatgtatcccaaattcattctctagtggattattgatcgCTTGGAGGGCATTGGAGAggttttatgtaaggttgaatttaatcaaccatgtgttggctttattccgtgaaaatttgcttgtaatacagcacttagaaaccctatatttaggtggggatcatgtaagggtagtgtgtgagagagtgtgaagaaatgctcaagactatgcagtgaagcagggactcgcggcttgatctcgcgggaagcttgcggcttgcaagccgccaaaagttgcacacgcgcagAGCATGTAAGGGAGCTGAACAGCcatgccacctggagcactacaagacagtaatccagactggccattaagttagctcgcagcttgaactcgcgactcagtcaagtcgcgaggtcaagtcgccagccagccctgtttttggaaaaactaactcttcgcattccattcttacaccagtataaatacccctcattcccacaaattatgtgtggctattcagaaagaaaaaccctaagagaggtttcttcaaaacacccacccaattagagagagctactcattcttagagaaaaatctttgtagcctcttctcattccctctctcattgtcatacctattgagaggagatttttatccaaacactacccacacccatttagagtgttgagtgtttttggaactttgggaagcattggaagatgccaaggatggcggatgctatggtcaagtagcggaatccgataagctagaaaagaaaaaggttcggcgcaacctcgttggagcaagaagcttggagggcttaggtacatcgggtagattaggcttggagggtctattgctgttcatgtatcccaactacattttctagtggattattgaccgcttggagggcggcggagaggttttacgccgagggcttcggtttcctcttcgataacacatcatgtgttgtccttgtgtttgcatctctcttccctttatctttgccttttattttctgctgtggatgtgattttaattggcatagATAGTttaccaattctatattattgcttatgttaagtttccgcacactagttgtttgacatattgcttgaattggttaagttgtaatttgggggtctaaacgttcaaaggtgtttatacacatttttgaactttcaattggtatcagagcgggtacacttgttgtggtttaaatacctaagtgtgatccttgaccccttgtgtttatttaccatggattgtgctttgtatgactctttgcatgatttggttggtgatgaatgtaacatgccacgtgtttgtgaaaatgcctctatgagtgttaatcctcataagtgtgatgacatgttatttgaatctatgggtgttgttgacaaactcttcaagaaaaatgctaagaagtttcaaaagaatttgagcaagttattttgtgaaaaggatgatttgattgctaagctcaatgaatcctacaaattggttgagaaatataaaaaacttgctgaaatttctcttgaaaagctgaaagagtttgaatgtttgaatatggacttggatgctaaacttattttgtctaacaaacttgttgatgatcttaaatgtgaaaatgaatctcttaagatgcatgccaagtgtttgattgctgaacctattgttaaaaaggatgaaaatatttgttgcaatcatgttgtggtacccgattttgtgcctagtgtgtgttctaccttaaaggacaaatcggtgtacatttctccacataaaagaaatcaaaaggtggagagtaAGGCTGTTAAGccaaagccttcgtttaggtctcaatctaaggttttgaatggatctaagtttgttcctacttgccaccattgtggtgtgattagTCATATAAGAcatcaatgtcataagttgaagagggaacaaaaccatgttgctagatcccttcccaaaaagcctagtgaacctaaacacattgtttgtcaccattgtggtgcctttggtcatctaagacctcaatggtCTAAGTTTCAtgtttttaaaagaatcaaaagaaaagaaaaacttgagttttttggaagttgtgctaaaaagagtaaaccggttttgagtgaaaatagcatgttgttaaagaaaatgtttaatgctcttaactccttgactatgtgcatctccggttctcattcttccaaccctcgtcgtgcttctcttgagacactcattccaaacaatcgttccgtttggatgaggaagggttcatATGGTTGAGCTTGTGCtctttttggtccttgatctaattctttcgatctttgtaggacccttcatgcattaaatgtcatatcatcatgcattttgtgcatcttgcatttatttgtatgcattgttttgttcttgatcttacttttatgtttctgctttgtgtgagtaaaaaaaaacccaaaaccacataaaaagtgaaaaattcaaaaagtttgatcgtatttgtttgagcacatatcacatgtgagtttggccttgtacctttgtacaaatggctttgtgcatttacgagcttagcttgttatttttgcacttatatctttgtgggaaaaatcttaacatctttgtgtgattgttgtaaatcgatcgtcaagcttgtcatgaatgattagtcaatagtcatgttagtattgatacatgcgtagacttgtgcttatatctcttcccactcttttatttttattgcttaaagagctcaataaatgtaaatctcaaaatgaaaagatataATGAGCTACAAAATCCATCGcatatactagtattcgactaggaaaaagggaaagcgacttatatgaaaatgtatggtgcccaaaagccaaaggcttgttcatcaaattgaaatatcaaaaatttcaggcatcaacctcaaaaatgagatgtattgctcaaaatgagttgtattgattcaaaatgatcaaatgatatgaattgtaagaagccagaTGAAAaacttcaatcttatgtaatcattttcttgtgggaggtcatatatgttcatttctataattgagatagaccacttgacttagtactagttgtgtatgacttgattgaattgttcattgaagcttcactctagactaaggaatattccacatttgatacacacacataacacacttgcctaatgttcaatgaatgtcttattcatttgttagattgtacttgtctaaatgtgatgtgtgtgtgctcaatcttatatggattaatccaaaaagatttttgatcattttatatgtttttggaagtgatttttatcactttttgtgtttat contains:
- the LOC126727879 gene encoding uncharacterized protein LOC126727879, translated to MDRNLMKLTNRRLQKYLDGLQQFLNFASNHANPDGMISCPCKQCVHTNSWPIDVVRAHLVSKEICRGYNSWIFNGELSLAQTSSKLPNNHVQENPIEYANIHDMLHDMFPIQDMASRIMEEVPIMQQPKEGPNEDALWFTKLLEDANQPCYEGCKHFNKLLVIVHLYHMKCLNGWTNKSFTMLLQFLLDFLPSNAKLPKDFYEARKIIKDLGLSYEKIHACPKDCILYWKENANLEACLNCNHSRWESNESKGQQSTNTSSKKKREKKPTNILRWFSLKPRLQRLFMSPETSSHMKWHAKGHVNDGLLRHPADSKASKSFDSKYIEFLSEPHNVRLGLVANGFNSYGNICSTYSTRPVILIPHNLPPWMCMKRSSFMLSLLIPGPTSPRIDIDVYLQPLVEELKEL